The following proteins are encoded in a genomic region of Desulfosporosinus youngiae DSM 17734:
- a CDS encoding low molecular weight protein arginine phosphatase — protein MGLKLLFVCTGNTCRSPLAEGMARAMFGDLAQISSAGIAAWEGEHASPHVVRILKDQKIDGSLHRARRIKEELIADADWIIPMTQMQEDVLKRQFPRHIHKIRCLGNWGDVKRDIQDPYMGSLEVYRQTAQEIKELLNCLKEQLI, from the coding sequence TTGGGACTGAAACTTTTGTTTGTATGTACGGGAAACACCTGTCGAAGTCCGCTGGCGGAGGGAATGGCCCGGGCAATGTTCGGAGACTTGGCTCAGATCAGCTCAGCGGGAATAGCGGCCTGGGAGGGCGAACATGCCAGCCCTCATGTGGTGAGGATTCTAAAAGATCAAAAAATTGATGGTTCTTTGCACCGCGCTCGAAGAATTAAAGAGGAGCTAATAGCGGATGCCGATTGGATTATCCCAATGACCCAAATGCAGGAAGATGTCTTAAAGCGTCAATTCCCCCGCCATATACATAAAATTCGATGCTTAGGAAATTGGGGAGACGTAAAACGGGATATCCAAGATCCCTACATGGGTTCTCTCGAAGTTTACCGCCAAACCGCTCAGGAAATCAAAGAGTTGCTGAATTGTTTGAAAGAGCAGCTGATTTAA
- a CDS encoding TIGR01440 family protein has product MAEVWNGVLDSFFLKADLRPKQILILGCSTSEVIGHRIGQGSSLEVAEVLLPPLLERVRRQGIFLAVQGCEHINRALVIEEACLDHYRLEEVTVLPALHAGGAMTVKAWERFSSPVMVEQIQGHAGIDIGDTFIGMHLRPVAIPIRVHVKELGEAHLTMARTRPRLIGGPRAAYSENK; this is encoded by the coding sequence ATGGCTGAAGTATGGAATGGTGTACTGGATTCCTTTTTTTTGAAGGCTGATTTACGTCCGAAGCAAATCCTGATTTTAGGGTGCAGTACCAGCGAGGTTATCGGTCATCGAATTGGACAAGGGAGCAGTCTGGAAGTCGCCGAGGTGCTGCTTCCGCCTTTGCTGGAGCGGGTTCGCCGGCAGGGTATTTTCTTAGCTGTTCAAGGATGTGAACATATTAACCGTGCCTTAGTAATAGAAGAGGCTTGTTTAGACCATTATAGATTAGAGGAAGTTACCGTACTTCCGGCACTGCATGCCGGGGGAGCCATGACTGTAAAGGCGTGGGAAAGGTTTTCATCCCCAGTCATGGTAGAGCAAATTCAAGGGCATGCCGGAATCGATATTGGGGATACATTTATTGGTATGCACCTCAGACCGGTGGCAATCCCTATACGTGTTCATGTCAAAGAGCTGGGTGAGGCGCATTTGACTATGGCACGCACACGGCCGCGTCTTATTGGCGGTCCGAGAGCGGCGTATAGTGAAAACAAATAA
- the rpiB gene encoding ribose 5-phosphate isomerase B, with the protein MRVALGADHGGYELKEAILCHLEKQGIEVQDFGTHSKDSVDYPKYGFAVGSAIIKEKADLGIVVCGTGLGISMAANKIPGIRAAVCTETFSARMAREHNNANILALGARVIGVGLALEIVDIFLKTEFSGGRHALRVNLISDIERGEEI; encoded by the coding sequence GTGAGAGTTGCACTAGGAGCCGATCACGGTGGTTATGAACTAAAAGAAGCTATTCTTTGTCATTTGGAAAAACAAGGGATAGAGGTCCAGGACTTTGGAACTCATTCCAAGGACTCTGTGGATTATCCAAAGTATGGATTTGCCGTGGGAAGTGCGATTATAAAAGAAAAAGCAGATTTAGGAATTGTTGTCTGCGGAACCGGATTGGGCATTTCCATGGCTGCTAACAAAATCCCTGGAATTCGTGCCGCAGTTTGCACGGAGACGTTTTCCGCACGGATGGCTAGAGAACATAATAATGCTAATATTTTAGCTCTGGGTGCTCGGGTGATTGGTGTAGGACTTGCTCTTGAAATTGTTGATATTTTCCTGAAAACAGAGTTCTCAGGCGGCCGGCATGCCCTCCGTGTAAATTTGATCTCAGATATTGAACGAGGCGAGGAAATCTAG
- the upp gene encoding uracil phosphoribosyltransferase gives MPKLQVLDHPLIQHKLSLIRDEETGSKEFRELVEEVSMLMAYEVTRDFPLQEIEVKTPVAIAKSKVLAGRKVGLVPILRAGLGMVDGMLRLIPAAKVGHVGLYRDPETLLPVEYYCKLPPDIAERDLIVIDPMLATGGSAAAAITFLKDRGAKNIKLMCLIAAPEGIKAVQDAHADVDIFVAAVDERLNDHGYIVPGLGDAGDRLFGTK, from the coding sequence ATGCCAAAGCTTCAAGTACTTGATCATCCCCTGATTCAACACAAGTTGTCTCTGATTCGGGATGAGGAAACAGGCTCAAAGGAGTTCAGGGAATTAGTTGAAGAAGTTTCCATGTTGATGGCCTATGAGGTAACCCGTGACTTTCCCCTTCAGGAAATCGAGGTTAAGACTCCGGTGGCAATAGCCAAGAGCAAGGTTTTAGCCGGCCGGAAGGTTGGACTGGTGCCAATTCTTCGTGCGGGGTTAGGGATGGTTGATGGCATGCTCCGTCTGATTCCGGCCGCAAAGGTCGGGCATGTCGGACTTTATCGGGATCCGGAAACCCTCTTGCCTGTGGAATACTATTGTAAGTTACCCCCCGACATTGCGGAACGGGATCTTATCGTAATTGATCCTATGCTGGCAACAGGCGGCTCGGCGGCGGCAGCAATAACCTTCTTAAAAGACCGTGGGGCAAAGAATATTAAATTGATGTGCTTGATTGCAGCTCCGGAGGGAATTAAAGCCGTACAAGATGCCCATGCTGATGTGGATATTTTTGTCGCGGCAGTGGATGAACGTTTGAACGATCATGGCTATATTGTGCCTGGTCTCGGAGATGCCGGAGACCGGCTGTTCGGCACGAAATGA
- the glyA gene encoding serine hydroxymethyltransferase encodes MDYINQWVKNQDPEVAKAIEQEEKRQTNTIELIASENFVSRAVMAAQGSVLTNKYAEGYPGKRYYGGCEFVDVVEDLARERVKKIFGAEHANVQPHSGSQANMAVYFSFLKPGDTILGMNLSHGGHLTHGSPVNISGVYFNVVPYGVDSKTERIDYDQVRQLAKEHHPKMIVAGASAYPRIIDFVKMREIADETGALLMVDMAHFAGLVAAGLHPSPVPYADFVTSTTHKTLRGPRGGLILCKAENAQAIDKAIFPGIQGGPLMHVIAAKAVAFGEALQPEFKTYQTNIVENAKALAQELTARGFRLVSGGTDNHVMLVDVRTKQLTGKEAESILHEAGITVNKNTIPFDTASPFVTSGIRLGTPAVTSRGMTPEAMKRIAEAIDIALTSHHEPDKLTKAREIVSSLCAEFPLYTNLD; translated from the coding sequence ATGGATTATATTAATCAATGGGTGAAAAACCAAGACCCCGAAGTCGCTAAAGCCATCGAGCAAGAGGAAAAACGTCAAACCAATACCATCGAGTTAATAGCCTCTGAAAACTTCGTCAGCCGGGCAGTAATGGCTGCCCAAGGTTCGGTATTAACCAATAAGTATGCTGAAGGATATCCCGGCAAACGATATTATGGCGGATGTGAATTTGTCGATGTGGTTGAGGATCTGGCCCGGGAACGTGTTAAGAAGATTTTCGGCGCGGAGCATGCTAATGTTCAGCCTCATTCAGGGTCTCAAGCCAATATGGCTGTCTATTTTTCATTTTTAAAACCGGGAGACACCATACTGGGCATGAATTTATCCCATGGAGGGCACTTAACTCATGGGAGCCCGGTAAATATTTCGGGTGTTTATTTTAATGTTGTTCCTTACGGAGTGGATTCAAAAACAGAACGAATTGACTATGATCAGGTTCGGCAGCTGGCTAAGGAACATCATCCGAAAATGATTGTTGCCGGAGCAAGCGCCTATCCAAGAATCATCGACTTTGTTAAAATGCGTGAAATCGCAGATGAAACCGGTGCCTTATTAATGGTTGATATGGCACACTTCGCCGGGCTTGTAGCCGCAGGATTACATCCATCGCCAGTGCCCTATGCGGATTTTGTGACCTCTACAACCCATAAAACATTGAGAGGACCGCGCGGTGGCTTAATTCTCTGTAAGGCTGAGAATGCGCAAGCCATTGATAAGGCTATTTTCCCCGGTATTCAGGGCGGACCGCTGATGCATGTCATCGCGGCTAAAGCAGTTGCTTTTGGCGAAGCCCTTCAGCCGGAGTTTAAAACCTATCAAACCAATATTGTGGAAAATGCCAAAGCATTAGCTCAAGAGTTGACAGCCCGGGGATTCCGGCTTGTTTCCGGAGGAACGGACAACCATGTCATGCTTGTCGATGTAAGAACTAAACAGTTAACCGGTAAAGAAGCGGAAAGTATCCTGCATGAAGCAGGAATTACGGTCAATAAAAATACGATTCCCTTTGATACGGCAAGTCCTTTCGTGACCAGCGGAATTCGGCTTGGAACCCCTGCAGTCACATCCCGTGGTATGACACCTGAGGCCATGAAACGGATTGCGGAAGCTATTGACATTGCCTTGACCTCACATCATGAACCTGATAAACTTACAAAAGCGCGGGAAATCGTCAGTTCTTTATGCGCTGAGTTTCCCTTATATACAAATTTAGATTAG